From the genome of Streptomyces sp. NBC_00659, one region includes:
- a CDS encoding aldo/keto reductase, with product MRYRTIGTDPATRREVSVLALGAMLFGSLTDEKTSFAVLDRYAEAGGNFIDTSDNYAFWTDGGQGGQSEELLGRWRRSRGVGDEIVLATKLGARPLAPGTGYVDNPEGLSAKVIREASERSRERLGVEKIDLLYAHIEDRTVEPGETVQAFAELVAAGSVGLLGVSNHAVWRVERARALAALAGLPGYEVLQYHHSLLRPRSDVPSGLFPEGGLGAATGELLSYLGAEPGLTLVAYSPLLGGAYGRRDKPLASDYDHPGNTARLTVLKEVAKETGATLNQVVLAWQMGGELPVIPLAGASSVAQLEENLAAVDLELTPDQRARLDAAH from the coding sequence ATGCGCTACCGCACGATCGGCACGGACCCGGCGACCCGCCGTGAGGTGAGTGTGCTCGCGCTCGGCGCGATGCTGTTCGGCTCACTGACCGACGAGAAGACGTCGTTCGCCGTACTGGACCGCTATGCCGAGGCCGGCGGCAACTTCATCGACACCTCGGACAACTACGCCTTCTGGACCGACGGCGGGCAGGGCGGCCAGAGCGAGGAACTGCTCGGACGCTGGCGGCGCAGCCGGGGCGTCGGCGACGAGATCGTCCTCGCGACCAAGCTCGGCGCACGCCCGCTCGCCCCGGGGACCGGCTACGTCGACAACCCCGAGGGACTGTCGGCCAAGGTGATCCGCGAGGCCTCCGAGCGGAGCCGGGAACGCCTCGGCGTGGAGAAGATCGACCTTCTGTACGCGCACATAGAGGACCGCACCGTCGAACCGGGCGAGACCGTCCAGGCGTTCGCCGAACTCGTTGCGGCAGGCAGCGTCGGACTCCTCGGGGTGAGCAACCACGCCGTCTGGCGTGTGGAACGGGCCCGCGCCCTGGCCGCCCTGGCCGGACTGCCCGGCTACGAGGTCCTCCAGTACCACCACAGCCTGCTGCGCCCGCGTTCCGACGTACCCAGCGGGCTCTTCCCCGAGGGCGGACTCGGCGCCGCGACCGGTGAACTCCTCAGCTACCTGGGGGCGGAGCCCGGGCTGACGCTCGTCGCCTACTCGCCGCTGCTGGGCGGCGCCTACGGGCGCCGGGACAAGCCGCTTGCGTCCGACTACGACCACCCGGGAAACACCGCCCGGCTCACCGTGCTCAAGGAGGTGGCGAAGGAGACGGGGGCGACCCTCAACCAGGTCGTGCTGGCCTGGCAGATGGGCGGCGAGCTGCCCGTGATCCCGCTGGCCGGCGCCTCCTCGGTGGCCCAGCTGGAGGAGAACCTGGCCGCGGTGGACCTGGAACTGACTCCGGACCAGCGGGCCCGTCTGGACGCGGCCCACTGA